One Rhodospirillaceae bacterium genomic window, ACTACAAATTTGAATAAATGGAGGCCCTCTATGAGGCGGCACTTTGAAACTCGTTGTACATGCAAGAACTATACTCCAGGCCTGTGTTCTTACCAGTTTTTTCTAACTATTTCTTGAGACATTTTGGCGCTATCAACCTAGGCCCTAGCTAGACCTTTTCCTATACAACACCCCAACGTGTTGGCTAATAATACCTACCTTGATAACCACANCCGCACGCCCCACAACCACATAGAATCCACCTGCATGCAACNCAGCTCACATCAACGCTACCGTCTAATCCTGTTTTNCAGAACCAACAATNCGTAACCNTNTTGTTATTACTNCTCACAGTAAATGATGGTGTGGGGACCTCNANTCCCTGGNTATCGAGATGGGCCGCATGGACAAAGGCAAGAACCTTTTTATCCAACTCATCCCATCTCTCTCTGAATTCGTTTTGGATAGCGTCAAAATCGGACTGCATCGCAGCGGTCAAGCCCTGACTTTTTAGAGTGGGCGGAGGCACAAATNATGCAGTGAATAGACTAAAGATGTAACGGCAAAATACTATCTATATGAGTGATTACAAAAAAGAATGGCGTCAATTATTCAGCGCATACATGACGCGGCCAGCAATCTTTGGACAGGTCCGTCAAAGTGCCTTCCGACGCCACGCCAAAAACGATCAACACGGCATAGCTTTTCCGATTACATCCACTAACCAGCGGAGGAGATTCCCCAGGCTTTAGAGGAAAGGCGGACCGATCAGCATATTCCGGCGAACACGTGCCGCTCTCACCTTTGGGCGTATATCGCGCAGACCGGCATGGGCCATGTGTGACATCCCCGATTGTTTTATCATCTGTGAGCGCCCAGGCTTGCTTGCCTTCTGCGTCTGGCTCTTCGACCATCAGGAGAGAAATATTATCCTCACCGTTGGTCACGTAATACTGCCCCGCTGGAATAGGAAACTCTGGGGCCTTCATGATCAAGCCATTCTCATCTAGCCACCAATCATCAATATCAAACCGCCAACCCGCAGGTGCAATATTGCCGGCTTTCTGCAAAACTTGGTACAAACGCAACCACACACCGATCGGGCCTGGGTCAACTTTCCAAAGGCCCCAAGATTCAGCGCCAGTCCCTGAGGTTGCCCCTTCTGGAGCCAATGCCGCGATATACTGGGTTGGGATGCGACGAATTTTTGTTTGAGCAAGCAGTGGGCATGATCTTGCAGTAGCCAAAAAACCAAATGCTGAAGCAAGCCATTGGCGGCGGGTGAGGTTGAATTTGGGTTTCATATGCACCATCGTCTAGTTTCGTTGATAAACCGATGATAGCCCGCTAGTTCTTTTTGGCAAAGCCCAAGCCACTTACTACTCTATTTATATCTTTCAGTAACATCTTTAAGAACATTACCTACGCACACCCTATCTCAGTCAACTTGTATTGCCAGGGACTCCCTGATCAATAATTCTTTGCAGAGTTCGCTTCAATTCATCCAATGTTTGAACGACGTGGCATTGGTAAATCTTTGCTAAATTCCCACTACCAATAGTTAGTTCCAGTGTGGTTCTATCTAAAACCTTATCGTGGTTTACTAATATTCTGACTGCCTTAAACAGCTCTTGATAGTCGAAGGGATTGTGTATGGAACCAAAAACTTCTTGGTCCTTAATAACATATTCAGTGGATTGTCCGTCGTAAAACCAATAACCAAAACTGTTAATACCCCTGTCACACCACACACCTTTACCATCTATGGAGAGAGCCCATGCAACAGAAATGGAAAGAAAAAAAACTAGAAACAGAGATGATAAAGTTTTCATGAAATTAACGTTTATTGTCCTTCATTTTGTGTTGAGTGCTTCAATCTTTTTCTGGAGAATTGATTGAATCTCTTCTGGCGCCCTTACTTCGCAGTAGTACTTTTGGGTCTCCATTCCCATGCTAACTGATAGCCTCAGAGTTTTTCTATCAAATGTATATGAGGTGCTCCACGCAATAGCACTAGCGGTAACCACATAAGCATCTTGATAGATTTCTCTTTTAATAGTTAGTGGCGTTGAATTATCCACGTAAGGCTGGACTACCTTGCCATTCTCAAAAAGGTAATATTTTGGTCCAAACTTCAAAGCGTTTTCAGCAAATATACATTCCAAGCCCTTCCCATCCATTTCTCCTGCATGTACAGGAGCTGTGATAGAGAGAAACAGAATTAGGATTGCTATGTATTTCATAGATAAATGCTATTCCTAGACTCCCGGAAATTCAACAGTAGCACTGGGAACAACACTGGCGCTTTCCTCCAAATGCAGAGGTCACCGGCTCGAATCCTTCGGGGCATGCCATTATATCAATAACTTAATATCCAGTTCGTTCCCTTGTGGATACAACAAATTGGGCACCATTCCCTTCATATAGCCGAACAATCCTATGAAAATCCACGCCCCGGCTACATTTTCTATGAAATCACTATTATCCATCCTTAGAACCACTAGATTCGTCCTCGCCCTGTCTTTTCTTAAACGACAAAACAGCAAAGGGGATAGAAGCGGAGAATGCCATTATTAGAGCAGATAAAGTGAGCCACGGCTCAGTGATAAGCGCCGCAGCCAACAACCCAACGCTCGCTAACGAGAGCGTTATAAATTTTCTAGGAACCCTAATCTTTATATGCTTAAAAGAATAGGTAGGAATCGGCGCAATCATTAACCCAGAAACTACAATCGTCCAAGGAAGTGTAACCCATGCGGAGCGGCAAAAATCCCAATCTGTTTCAATGCCAATTATAAGAGGGAACAAAACCATACCAGCTGCAGCCGGCGTAGCCACACCACTAAAATAATTACTTGCCCAGTCTGGCGCATCAGGTGCAACAGAGGACACATTGAACCGCGCTAGCCGCAGGATAGAGCAAACCACAAACAAGGTAGCGATAACCCAACCAAAACCACCAGCGTTATTTAACGACCATAAATACATTAGCATTACAGGAGCAACGCCAAAAGAAATAGCATCAGCCAAAGAATCGAGTTGCCCACCCAATTCTGTCTGCCCACCCATAAGCCGAGCTACCCGCCCGTCCAAAGTATCAAAAAGTGCTGCTGCTCCAATAAACAAAATTGATATTTCCCATTTCTCTTGCAGTCCAAACCTCACAGCAGTGAATCCACAGCAGAGCCCAAACGTAGTCAAAGCATTCGGCAAAAGCCGATTCAGGCGCTCTCGTCTCACCTGTCGTCTCTCGAAAGAAGTTAGGGCCATTAGCGCCACTCTCCCCCTTGGTCCTCTTCGCTACTATCCAATTTAGCAATTGGGGTTTCTCCCGCAACAGCCCTCTGGCCCGGGATTGCAATAAGCCTCGTGCCTTTGGGCAGATAAACATCGATCCGACTTCCAAAGCGGATCATGCCATACCTTTCCCCAGCCAGCAGTGATTGACCTTCATCAACCCAACAAACTATTCGACGCGCAACCAAACCTGCAATTTGTACAAACGTAATCTTGGCACCCTTTTTTGTTTGTATCACTAATGAGCGGCGCTCATTATCGTCACTGGCTTTGTCTAAAGATGCGTTTAAGAATTTCCCTGGCCGGTAGGAATTTTTGACTATCTCCCCATCGATAGGAATGCGATTTACGTGACAATCGAAGACATTCATAAAGATACTGATGCGGCGCATAGGTGCGTCCCCCATGTCAAGCTCTGGCGGCAATGCTGCATCGCCCACCATTTGAATAACCCCGTCGGCCGGACTGATAACTAGTCCATCCTCAAGTGGTGTTACACGATCCGGATCGCGAAAAAAATATATGCACCAGACGACGAGAACGATGCCAATGAACCCAAGCCATTGGGCAACTGTGAAGAAAACGATTGTTACAGCCACAAAAATCGCGATAAAGAGGTGTCCCTCTGGCCTTACGTTAATAAATGGTATCCTAGACACGTTTGCTCCGTATAAAATGATCCTAACAAGCAACAATACTTAAAATATATTTACCGGTAATTACGTCAGGTGGTTAGAGCGTAGGCTAATCGGCGCTAATTCCGGGATAACTTAGGCATTCTTATACCAGATTACCGCACTAGCGCCAGGAAGAGATCCGGGAGCTGCATCTACTCGTAAAAGCTATTAGGATGTTCATTAACATAACTAAAAGGGGTTAGAAGGCTAGAAGGGAGCGGTTTCAATCAATTTTAATGTGACGTGCCAAGGGCGTTACACACCAAAAGCCCCCCAAAATGTGTGATGTAAAACCTTTTCAGAAGCTATGATGGTAGTATAGTCCCCCGAAATAAGAGCCTATCAAAACAACCCAGATGGACTGACTATGGCAAAGAATGTGGGAATTTTTATTTTTGATGAAGTGGAGATTCTCGACTTTAGCGGCCCGTATGAAGTGTTCTCCCGAACTAGAACCACCCCAGGAATAGAAAGCAGAAAAAATAATGAGTCCGCTCCCTTTAATGTTTTCACCATTTCTAAGAAATTAAAAACCATCCAGGTTTCTGGTGGACTTAAGGTTCTCGCTGATTACAATTTCAAAGACAGCCCAAAGGTTGATATTCTTCTCATTCCTGGTGGCCAAGGAACCAGGCCACTTTTGCAATCAAAAGAAACCATATCTTGGATTTTAGGCACTGCTAAAGAGGCTTCGTTATTAACATCGGTCTGCACAGGTTCTTTGCTATTAGCTAGAGCGGGCCTACTCAGGAATAAAAAGGCAACTACGCATTGGGGGGCCTTAGATTTGCTAAAAAATATCAGCCCCTCTACAAAGATTCTCAGGGACCAGAGAGTGGTGGACGATGGAATAATAACTTCTGCGGGTGTTTCTTCAGGAATTGATATGGCATTTCAAGTTGTTGCTAAGTTGTTTGGTGATCACATTGCCACCGACACTGCTAAATACATTGAATATCGAAGAACCGACAAAACTTTGCCTGGTTAAGGTTCAAAAATTATCGGTACCTGGCAATACTGCAGAAGAGAAACAGTATTTCAATCCCCCACCAACCAATGAGAGGAAGCACGAATGAATCATGGAACGATTTTTGCAAGCATGGCCCTTGCATTCTTCCTATCCCCCGCCCTCGCCCAGAGTGAAGAGACAACGGTGACCTTCGATGACTTGATATATCGAGAAGGAGTATTTTATCATAAGTCCGCTGGTGATAATCCATTTAGCGGAACTGTAAAAAAGGCTGGACAACGCTGGGCCTTCCTAAACGGAAAGGCTGAAGGGCCTTATGTATCTTTTCACGACAATGGCCAATTAGCCTCTATGGGAAGCTACTTAAATGGAGAAAGAAATGGTGAGTGGCTCACTTACCATGTATCAGGTCAATTGATGATCAAGGAAACACTCCAAAATGGAGAGCGGCATGGCGCCTGGGAATATTACTTCATAAATGGTCAGTTAAGAGAAAAAGGAAACTACAAAAATGGGAACATGGATGGCGCCTGGATTGGATTCAGTGTGAACGGGAATGTAAATGAAGAGTACACAGGTAACTTCAAGGATGGCGTGAAAGTTGATTAAACATTGAAGAAGCTAACCCTATTTATCGGACTATTAGTTTCCACAACAATCTCCTCTTCGTGTTTTGCAGATTGGGCGAGAATTGCGGAGAACATCGCCGGGAACACCTTCTATGTGGACTTTCAAAAAATCCACCAAGCAGATGGATATGTTTATTTTTGGCTGCTAAATGATTATGCCAGTAAAAGCGCGTGGGGTTATTTATCTTCGACGGCATATGTGCAAGGAGATTGTAACTTATTTAGATATAAGAATTTGACCTGGACCATCTATAAGCAGCCGATGGCTGCTGGTGATAACCATGTCTCAATTAAGCCTCCAGATGAATGGCTGCACCCCTCTTCAAATCAATCAGACGAAATCATATTAGAAATCATCTGTAAGGGAAGAAATTAGGCGATTCGACACAGCCTGCCTATTTGCCTGGCCTTACGCACCAAGCCTTCAAACAGGCCCGCTGCTGCTCTCTATTATGGTTACAGTGCCATCGAGCGTTCCCACCCGCACCACGGTGCCCATTATTTCTACCGCATCAAAGTCGGTCACTGCGCTCAGAATGACCTTGAAACTGCCACTATTAGCCTCATGATCCGCCAAAGCAGTCTGGGCGGCAAGCAGAATGCCTACAGTAAACATGGCCAGACCAGGTATTTTAATACTTATTGACATCTCTTCTCTCCCAGAATATCGACCCCAGTTACATCAGCCGCACCATTATGCCACACGATGTGACCTATTCATTAGATGTTCTCTCTTATAATGCCGAACAAAAACAGTGGGGACATGGGAACTAAGGGGTTAAAAACCCTAATACTGGAGAATTTATGCTGATAAATAGGAATCAATTCAGAAAAATAAACTGATGCGCCAGCGGATGATTGTGTTAAAACTCTCGGGCTATCACAGATCGACGCAAATGTGGGTAGCAGTCTAACGTGAAGTGATGAATAGCAGCCGCTTTGGCTGCGATCCAATCAAAGGGGCTGAAAGCACTAAGATAGCCGAACTCCCCGTCGCCGCTCTTGGCACGGGATTATTTTTTAACTTAATTGTAGGTCAACGGTTATGTTGCGATCTTTTTACAAGACCAGGGA contains:
- the pssA gene encoding CDP-diacylglycerol--serine O-phosphatidyltransferase gives rise to the protein MALTSFERRQVRRERLNRLLPNALTTFGLCCGFTAVRFGLQEKWEISILFIGAAALFDTLDGRVARLMGGQTELGGQLDSLADAISFGVAPVMLMYLWSLNNAGGFGWVIATLFVVCSILRLARFNVSSVAPDAPDWASNYFSGVATPAAAGMVLFPLIIGIETDWDFCRSAWVTLPWTIVVSGLMIAPIPTYSFKHIKIRVPRKFITLSLASVGLLAAALITEPWLTLSALIMAFSASIPFAVLSFKKRQGEDESSGSKDG
- a CDS encoding phosphatidylserine decarboxylase family protein → MSRIPFINVRPEGHLFIAIFVAVTIVFFTVAQWLGFIGIVLVVWCIYFFRDPDRVTPLEDGLVISPADGVIQMVGDAALPPELDMGDAPMRRISIFMNVFDCHVNRIPIDGEIVKNSYRPGKFLNASLDKASDDNERRSLVIQTKKGAKITFVQIAGLVARRIVCWVDEGQSLLAGERYGMIRFGSRIDVYLPKGTRLIAIPGQRAVAGETPIAKLDSSEEDQGGEWR
- a CDS encoding AraC family transcriptional regulator, with protein sequence MAKNVGIFIFDEVEILDFSGPYEVFSRTRTTPGIESRKNNESAPFNVFTISKKLKTIQVSGGLKVLADYNFKDSPKVDILLIPGGQGTRPLLQSKETISWILGTAKEASLLTSVCTGSLLLARAGLLRNKKATTHWGALDLLKNISPSTKILRDQRVVDDGIITSAGVSSGIDMAFQVVAKLFGDHIATDTAKYIEYRRTDKTLPG